Proteins from one Ranitomeya variabilis isolate aRanVar5 chromosome 1, aRanVar5.hap1, whole genome shotgun sequence genomic window:
- the LOC143786538 gene encoding helicase POLQ-like isoform X2, translating to MRMETGVLNVQRRPPVRKRNLSTGHSVYTPVKKKASGSEGKNITSESHNMTDCSAEVNTMCSGQQDCGSDDDLFGEYDSFAEDPSLLAQMDCLEEKCKQEAASTLPLTQRPDLSNQYMTPLNPSKSTVQDKELLNHLKRNVLLTEGNPDSWDLSDDLPCSQLLCYEDANPKSVTEQNLNERSSDKANPVYTSIASYINAKDGKTKSLRDSLKNTLAGNAKAHTPHISRTRQIKETIIMEELDVAQKTLEMSSEIDLGPFYGLPSKVAELIEHYRGIKKLYDWQHTCLTLESLRQRKNLIYSLPTSGGKTLVAEIVILQELLCRKRDVLMILPYVAIVQEKVRGLSSFGVDLEFLIEEYAGSKGRFPPIKRRTKKSLYIATIEKGHSLVNSLIETERISDLGLVVVDELHMLSEGSRGAILEMALAKILYTSESTQIIGMSATLNNVGELQQFLKAEFYTDNFRPYSSNMLRIDPDHIIALVTEVIPNQSCLVFCPTKRNCENVAEMICKYLNKAYLSHREAEKKALIDDLRNTGNGIMCSVLKRTIPFGIAYHHSGLTSDERKLVEEAYSSGVLCLLTCTSTLAAGVNLPARRQ from the exons ATGAGGATGGAAACTGGTGTCCTCAATGTCCAGAGACGACCACCGGTAAGGAAAAGAAATCTTTCTACGGGACACAGTGTTTACACACCGGTTAAGAAGAAGGCAAGCGGAAGTGAGGGAAAGAACATAACATCCGAATCCCATAACATGACAGATTGTTCTGCAGAGGTGAATACAATGTGTTCAGGCCAACAG GACTGTGGCAGCGATGACGACCTGTTTGGAGAATATGACAGCTTTGCCGAGGACCCATCTTTGCTAGCACAAATGGATTGCTTAGAAGAAAAGTGTAAACAGGAGGCTGCAAGCACTTTACCTCTTACTCAGAGACCTGACCTATCTAACCAGTATATGACACCCCTCAACCCCTCTAAATCCACTGTTCAAGATAAAGAGTTACTAAATCATCTGAAGAGAAATGTATTGCTTACGGAGGGAAATCCAGACTCCTGGGACTTATCTGATGATCTTCCTTGTTCGCAGCTCCTCTGTTATGAAGATGCAAATCCAAAATCTGTCACTGAACAAAATCTTAATGAGCGCAGCTCTGACAAAGCAAATCCTGTGTACACATCCATTGCTTCTTATATAAATGCAAAAGATGGAAAAACGAAAAGTCTGCGGGACAGTCTGAAGAACACACTGGCTGGAAATGCTAAAGCACATACCCCTCATATCTCCAGGACCAGGCAAATAAAAGAAACCATCATTATGGAGGAACTTGATGTTGCCCAAAAGACACTGGAGATGTCGTCTGAAATCGACTTGGGACCGTTCTACGGTTTACCCAGCAAAGTCGCTGAACTTATTGAACACTATAGAGGCATTAAAAAACTTTATG acTGGCAGCATACATGCCTAACTTTGGAATCCCTACGACAGCGGAAAAACTTGATTTACTCCTTACCAACAAGTGGCGGTAAAACTCTTGTTGCAGAAATTGTAATACTTCAAGAACTTCTGTGCAGAAAAAGGGACGTGCTGATGATCTTGCCTTACGTTGCTATTGTACAGGAGAAG GTTCGTGGCTTGTCCAGTTTTGGAGTAGACCTGGAGTTTTTGATAGAGGAGTATGCTGGCAGCAAAGGAAGATTTCCGCCAATAAAAAGGAGAACCAAAAAGTCCTTGTACATTGCAACAATTGAAAAAGGTCACAGTCTTGTCAACTCGTTGATTGAAACTGAGCGAATCAGTGACTTGGGTCTGGTCGTCGTTGATGAG CTGCATATGCTCAGCGAAGGAAGTCGCGGTGCAATATTAGAAATGGCTCTTGCTAAGATTCTGTACACAAGTG AAAGCACACAGATCATTGGAATGAGTGCAACATTAAACAATGTGGGTGAGCTGCAACAGTTCCTGAAGGCCGAATTTTATACTGACAACTTCAGACCT TATTCAAGTAACATGCTTAGAATAGATCCTGATCACATCATTGCCCTGGTGACTGAGGTCATTCCTAATCAGTCCTGTCTGGTCTTCTGTCCTACCAAAAGGAACTGTGAAAATGTTGCAGAAATGATTTGCAAATACCTCAACAA AGCATACTTGAGTCACAGAGAAGCCGAAAAGAAAGCACTGATTGACGACTTGAGGAATACCGGCAATGGCATCATGTGCTCAGTGTTGAAGCGTACCATTCCCTTCGGTATTGCTTACCATCACAGTGGGCTGACCAGTGATGAGAGGAAATTGGTGGAAGAAGCCTATTCTTCAGGAGTTCTGTGCCTCCTTACCTGCACTTCTACCTTAGCAGCTGGGGTGAATTTACCTGCCAGAAG
- the LOC143786538 gene encoding helicase POLQ-like isoform X1: MRMETGVLNVQRRPPVRKRNLSTGHSVYTPVKKKASGSEGKNITSESHNMTDCSAEVNTMCSGQQDCGSDDDLFGEYDSFAEDPSLLAQMDCLEEKCKQEAASTLPLTQRPDLSNQYMTPLNPSKSTVQDKELLNHLKRNVLLTEGNPDSWDLSDDLPCSQLLCYEDANPKSVTEQNLNERSSDKANPVYTSIASYINAKDGKTKSLRDSLKNTLAGNAKAHTPHISRTRQIKETIIMEELDVAQKTLEMSSEIDLGPFYGLPSKVAELIEHYRGIKKLYDWQHTCLTLESLRQRKNLIYSLPTSGGKTLVAEIVILQELLCRKRDVLMILPYVAIVQEKVRGLSSFGVDLEFLIEEYAGSKGRFPPIKRRTKKSLYIATIEKGHSLVNSLIETERISDLGLVVVDELHMLSEGSRGAILEMALAKILYTSESTQIIGMSATLNNVGELQQFLKAEFYTDNFRPVELKEFVKLRDSIYEVDNKSENNFTLSRLLNYKYSSNMLRIDPDHIIALVTEVIPNQSCLVFCPTKRNCENVAEMICKYLNKAYLSHREAEKKALIDDLRNTGNGIMCSVLKRTIPFGIAYHHSGLTSDERKLVEEAYSSGVLCLLTCTSTLAAGVNLPARRQ, from the exons ATGAGGATGGAAACTGGTGTCCTCAATGTCCAGAGACGACCACCGGTAAGGAAAAGAAATCTTTCTACGGGACACAGTGTTTACACACCGGTTAAGAAGAAGGCAAGCGGAAGTGAGGGAAAGAACATAACATCCGAATCCCATAACATGACAGATTGTTCTGCAGAGGTGAATACAATGTGTTCAGGCCAACAG GACTGTGGCAGCGATGACGACCTGTTTGGAGAATATGACAGCTTTGCCGAGGACCCATCTTTGCTAGCACAAATGGATTGCTTAGAAGAAAAGTGTAAACAGGAGGCTGCAAGCACTTTACCTCTTACTCAGAGACCTGACCTATCTAACCAGTATATGACACCCCTCAACCCCTCTAAATCCACTGTTCAAGATAAAGAGTTACTAAATCATCTGAAGAGAAATGTATTGCTTACGGAGGGAAATCCAGACTCCTGGGACTTATCTGATGATCTTCCTTGTTCGCAGCTCCTCTGTTATGAAGATGCAAATCCAAAATCTGTCACTGAACAAAATCTTAATGAGCGCAGCTCTGACAAAGCAAATCCTGTGTACACATCCATTGCTTCTTATATAAATGCAAAAGATGGAAAAACGAAAAGTCTGCGGGACAGTCTGAAGAACACACTGGCTGGAAATGCTAAAGCACATACCCCTCATATCTCCAGGACCAGGCAAATAAAAGAAACCATCATTATGGAGGAACTTGATGTTGCCCAAAAGACACTGGAGATGTCGTCTGAAATCGACTTGGGACCGTTCTACGGTTTACCCAGCAAAGTCGCTGAACTTATTGAACACTATAGAGGCATTAAAAAACTTTATG acTGGCAGCATACATGCCTAACTTTGGAATCCCTACGACAGCGGAAAAACTTGATTTACTCCTTACCAACAAGTGGCGGTAAAACTCTTGTTGCAGAAATTGTAATACTTCAAGAACTTCTGTGCAGAAAAAGGGACGTGCTGATGATCTTGCCTTACGTTGCTATTGTACAGGAGAAG GTTCGTGGCTTGTCCAGTTTTGGAGTAGACCTGGAGTTTTTGATAGAGGAGTATGCTGGCAGCAAAGGAAGATTTCCGCCAATAAAAAGGAGAACCAAAAAGTCCTTGTACATTGCAACAATTGAAAAAGGTCACAGTCTTGTCAACTCGTTGATTGAAACTGAGCGAATCAGTGACTTGGGTCTGGTCGTCGTTGATGAG CTGCATATGCTCAGCGAAGGAAGTCGCGGTGCAATATTAGAAATGGCTCTTGCTAAGATTCTGTACACAAGTG AAAGCACACAGATCATTGGAATGAGTGCAACATTAAACAATGTGGGTGAGCTGCAACAGTTCCTGAAGGCCGAATTTTATACTGACAACTTCAGACCT GTTGAATTAAAAGAGTTTGTAAAATTAAGAGACAGTATATATGAAGTTGACAATAAATCAGAGAACAACTTTACATTATCACGGCTGCTGAACTACAAg TATTCAAGTAACATGCTTAGAATAGATCCTGATCACATCATTGCCCTGGTGACTGAGGTCATTCCTAATCAGTCCTGTCTGGTCTTCTGTCCTACCAAAAGGAACTGTGAAAATGTTGCAGAAATGATTTGCAAATACCTCAACAA AGCATACTTGAGTCACAGAGAAGCCGAAAAGAAAGCACTGATTGACGACTTGAGGAATACCGGCAATGGCATCATGTGCTCAGTGTTGAAGCGTACCATTCCCTTCGGTATTGCTTACCATCACAGTGGGCTGACCAGTGATGAGAGGAAATTGGTGGAAGAAGCCTATTCTTCAGGAGTTCTGTGCCTCCTTACCTGCACTTCTACCTTAGCAGCTGGGGTGAATTTACCTGCCAGAAG